The genomic segment CCCGGCGCGGAAGCTGAAATCGGACCGCGGAATATTGAAGGACCGGATCGACCAGGAACGCAAGGTCCCCAACCGCACGCAGGAACAGAGCATCGCTTTGGCGGTGGACCTCCTGCGCTTCGGCAAAGCCGATGAGGCCGATGGCGTGCTGGTGGGGAAGCAGCGCCAGGGGTATCTGGGGAACATCACCCTCGCTCACATCGCGGCGGCACAGGCCAACCCGGACCAGAAGTTAAAGTCCCTGAACTGGCCCCGCGCGCTGGACCACCTGTCCATCGCAACCGACGAGGTGCCGCCGAAAGAGTTCCCCGGCCTCACGCCGCAGCAACTCGCCTGGCAGGTCAAACTCAACCGCACCGTGTTGATGAAGTTCATGCGCCTGCGGCTCGAAGAGGCTCGCGGCCCGAAGCACCCGCTGGAGGACGAACTCCCGGACCGGATCTTCGACGTGAATTTTGTGAACGCTTCTGGCGCTTACGAACCCGGGGTGCTCGCACCGGGGGAAGCGGCCAAGCTCCCGCCGGACGCGATTGCGACCGCTCAGCAACTCGCGCTGTGGTTCCCGGGCGACACCCGACTGTACTGGTTGCTCGCGGAGCTGTACGCCGCGAAGGGCGAGTTCGCGGCGGCGCGGAAGATCATGAACGAGTGCGTCGATTCGGGCACGTACAGCAACCGGAAAGCGCTCATGCAGCACCGCGAGGCCGTAGCCAGGGCGGCCGACGCAAAGGGCGCGGCCCCGGACGAAGCGCTGATCGGGCCGCCCGCCGACCAACCGGCCGAGCCCCCGCCCGACGTTCCGTTCACCATGAACGCGGTGTGGGTCTATTTCGGCGCGGTCGCGGCCCTCGCCCTCTTCGCGCTGTTTCGGGCCGTCACGAAAAAGCGTAAGGGCGCGGCCGATTGCGGCCCCATCAGGTGACGCTGACGCGCGCCCGCGGTCAGTGGGCTCGAAGTCGGTCGCCCCTTATCGGACCGGGCTGCCGGACGGACCGGCCCCGGCGCCGATGAGAGGGCGGCCGACGAAGTAACGAGCGATGGTTTCCGCGAGACTCTTGCCGATTCCCGGCACCTGTTCGAGGTAATGCGTGCGGCCGGCGGCGACGAGTTCCGCGACCTCGTTTTGCAAGCCGAGGACGGCCATCGCGGCCGACCGGAACGCCCGCACGCGGTACAGATTGCTGCCGGAACGCGCGAGCTTGGTCGCGTCCGCGCGAAGTTTCTGGGCGATATCCTGATTTGTTAGCGGCATAACGCACCTCCTGGGTACATTTGTTCCACAGGGAACGCCTGTACACAAGGTCAGTTGCCGATTTTTTCGCGCGCAGCCGACGGCGTTTCTTTTGCGTCGGCCGCGGCGGGGCGAGTGGCTGGGGCGCACGAGTATCGATACTCTCTCACCAGCCGGCGCGCGCCGGCCGTTCGCCAGGAGGGCAGCCGTGGCCGGGTTTCGCACACACATCACGGTGTCGAGCGCGCTGGGCATCGTGTACGGCGGCGCCGCCGTCCAGCCGCTCGGTTTCACCACGGAGGCCGCGATCCTCGCGGCCGGGATCACGGCCGTCGGCGGGATGCTCCCGGACCTCGACAGCGCCTCGGGGCGGCCGGTCCGCGAGATGTTCGGGCTGGCGGCGGTCGTGGTGCCGCTCATGCTCGTCCGCCGCATGATGCACGCGGGCATGTCGGAAGAGGGCATCCTCTCCGTCCTGCTGTTCGGGTACGTGTTCATCCGGTACTTCGCGTCCACCGTCTTCAAGCGGTTCACCGTCCACCGCGGGATGTACCACAGCATCCCGGCGATGCTGATCGCGGGGCTGTGCGTGTACCTGGCGTACCACAGCCCCGACCGCAACATCCGCCTCCTGCTCGGGTGCGGGGTGATGCTCGGGTTCCTGTCGCACCTCGTACTGGACGAGATCTACTCGGTGGACTGGCAGGGGCTGAAGCCGAAGCTGAAGTCGTCGGCCGGCAGCGCGGTGAAATTCGTCTCCCCGTCGCTCCCGGCCACCGTGTTCTGCTACCTGCTGCTCGGCGGCTTGCTGTACCTCGCGTACCGGGACCTCAAGGACAGTGGCGGGGACTTCGGGTTCTGAGCGCCGGGGTAAGCGGAGCCTCCTCATACGTGGTTGAATTGGAGCGATCTGGTTTTTATTTGTGGCACAGGCTTTCGAGCCCGCGGTCCCAAGACACAGGCTCGAAAGCCTGTGCCACAAATAACCCGAGTGCCGAGTCCGGCACGCATTCTCCTCGGGGTGCGAAGATGAAACTCCTTCTTCCCATCAGTTTTCTCATCCCGTTCGCTCCTGACGGCCCAGTGCCGACGATTCCCCACCTGCTGGCTAAGTTGCGCGCCCCCCGGGAGGAGATCACGCGGTACGAACTGGTGATTGACGCCCGCACGGCGCAAGGCAATGCAAGGGCACACATCCACCACGTCTGGCTGGACGGGCCGCGGGTCCGCGAAGACCGCCTCGACAACTTCGCCGGCAAGGTGTCGCGTCGGCGGGTGGATTGCACGCACGGCCCGAATCTCGGCGAGTTCTTCACAGTCGCTTACGATCCTCAGCCCGATTTCAGCAAGCTCGCGATCATCCGGCCACTGACCGACCGGCAAAAGGTTAACGGAGAGTGGCGGATTCGGATTGAAGACCTCGGGGCCACGCACGAAGAGTTGGTCAACCTCGCCGCGCGGGATCTGGATTGGTACGTCAATCGGCCGGAGTGGGCCGAGAGGAAAGTCGTGCGGGCGCGCTGGAAGGGGATGCCGGCGTATACCATCGTCCTCTCCGCGCCGGCCATGAAGACGAAGCCGACTCTGGAGGTGACTCTTCTCCCGCAGCGCGGCTACGCCGCCGTCTCGGCCCGCCATACCTGGAACCGAGAGGGAGAAGCGGTCGTGGAGACGACGGAGTCGGAGCTGATGCGGGCCGCCGGCATCTGGCTACCGGCGACCTGCGTGTACCGCGAAGAGGTCAACGGCAAGCAGACGGGCGGATTGACTCAAAAAGTCCAATTCGTCAGTCTCAACAAGCCCATCGACGCGAAAGCCTTTACGCTCGAGGGAATGGATCTGATTCCCGGCACGCTCGTGAGCACGAGAAATGCCGGCATTCGGAAATGGAACGGCAAGCAGCTCGTTGAGGCGCCGGAAGTCCAGCCGCCCCCCGCCAGGGGCAAATGACCCCAACCTTTTGTTCGACCCTGTAGCAGCAGACGTGATCGGGGTCGGGCTTCGTTTTCCGGTGCGAAGGCGAAGAACCCACCTCCCGGCCCCTCCCTTCGTCGTAGGGGGTGAGGAGGCGAAGATCGCTTGCCGCCCGACTCCTGTCCCCCTTCCTAACTCCTGATTTTTTAGTCCTCACTCCTCACCCCCATCCACCCAACGGCCCGTTCGCCGTACCGGGTCCGCCGGCGCGACGCGGGGGATGAAGGCTTACGCCCCTGGGCACGAGCGCAACGCGACATTTTCCCTTTGCTCCTCTTGCTTCCGGGCGAACTTGGCGCAACAATAACAGCGACAACCACACCAACGATGCACCGGCTCGGGCCGCACGCGTCGGGGTGTCGGGATCGGTCCCACTGGCCGCGATGGTCAGTCCGGACTGGACCCGGCAACCGCGGCGTGGTGCGTTTTCCCAAGCCGGTGCCGGCGTTTACAGGAGCGGGTCGCAGGGGGAACCTGCGGGCGGTTCCCTCTCTGTACATGCCCGCACCCACAGCCGAGGGCTGCGACCGATGGCGATCAAGAAAGAGAAGGAGAAGGACCCCGGCGAGGCCATCCTCAAACTCGTGGACACCCTCCACGAGGAGCGGAAGATCTCCAAGGAGACCATCTTCAAGGGCATCGCGGCCGCGATCCAGGTGGCCGCCGAGCGCCACTTCCAGGTCGAAGAGGGCGTCCACGTCCAGATCGACGAGGCCACCGGCCACATCGTCGCCCGGCACGGGGAACTCGAGCTCGACCCGGTCACGCTCGGCCGCATCGCCGCGCAATCGGCCAAGCAGATGATCATCCAGAAGATCCGCGAGGCCGAATCGGACAC from the Frigoriglobus tundricola genome contains:
- a CDS encoding tetratricopeptide repeat protein, with protein sequence MGRVAIVGLGVAILTVVFVSDGRASLHHPTDPMAVPVNANGEPEALPFNEFLRRRLVLRNEFNEKWPLEFPDPKDPARKLKSDRGILKDRIDQERKVPNRTQEQSIALAVDLLRFGKADEADGVLVGKQRQGYLGNITLAHIAAAQANPDQKLKSLNWPRALDHLSIATDEVPPKEFPGLTPQQLAWQVKLNRTVLMKFMRLRLEEARGPKHPLEDELPDRIFDVNFVNASGAYEPGVLAPGEAAKLPPDAIATAQQLALWFPGDTRLYWLLAELYAAKGEFAAARKIMNECVDSGTYSNRKALMQHREAVARAADAKGAAPDEALIGPPADQPAEPPPDVPFTMNAVWVYFGAVAALALFALFRAVTKKRKGAADCGPIR
- a CDS encoding helix-hairpin-helix domain-containing protein; the encoded protein is MPLTNQDIAQKLRADATKLARSGSNLYRVRAFRSAAMAVLGLQNEVAELVAAGRTHYLEQVPGIGKSLAETIARYFVGRPLIGAGAGPSGSPVR
- a CDS encoding metal-dependent hydrolase; its protein translation is MAGFRTHITVSSALGIVYGGAAVQPLGFTTEAAILAAGITAVGGMLPDLDSASGRPVREMFGLAAVVVPLMLVRRMMHAGMSEEGILSVLLFGYVFIRYFASTVFKRFTVHRGMYHSIPAMLIAGLCVYLAYHSPDRNIRLLLGCGVMLGFLSHLVLDEIYSVDWQGLKPKLKSSAGSAVKFVSPSLPATVFCYLLLGGLLYLAYRDLKDSGGDFGF